One genomic segment of Streptococcus salivarius includes these proteins:
- the ybeY gene encoding rRNA maturation RNase YbeY: protein MYIEMIDETGQVSEKLKEQTLELLDFAAQRLGKEDKEMAVTFVTNERSHELNLEYRDTDRPTDVISLEYKPELDISFDEEELAENPELAEMMGEFDSYIGELFISVDKAHEQAEDYGHSFEREMGFLAVHGFLHINGYDHYTPEEEAEMFGLQEEILTAYGLTRQ, encoded by the coding sequence ATGTATATTGAAATGATTGATGAGACTGGACAAGTCTCTGAGAAATTAAAAGAACAAACCTTGGAGTTGCTAGATTTTGCAGCACAAAGACTTGGCAAGGAAGACAAGGAAATGGCGGTTACATTTGTAACCAACGAACGTAGCCACGAGCTAAACCTGGAATATCGTGATACGGACCGTCCAACGGATGTTATTAGTTTGGAGTATAAGCCTGAATTAGACATTAGCTTTGATGAGGAAGAGTTGGCTGAAAATCCTGAATTAGCTGAAATGATGGGAGAGTTTGATAGTTATATCGGTGAACTCTTTATTTCTGTTGATAAGGCTCACGAGCAAGCTGAGGATTATGGCCATAGTTTCGAGCGTGAGATGGGCTTCTTGGCTGTTCACGGTTTTCTTCACATCAATGGCTACGACCATTACACCCCAGAAGAAGAAGCGGAAATGTTTGGATTACAGGAAGAAATTTTGACTGCTTATGGACTTACGCGACAATAA
- the licT gene encoding BglG family transcription antiterminator LicT has product MKIEKVLNNNVVQALDNNVEYIVMGKGLGFQKRVGDLVDKEKIEKTFVLENTEAVEEWSRVYVDLPDGEMQVFLNILTFAEAVLQTKFDPSFFIALADHLHYAIERSREGISLQNPLAWEVRKFYPREYEIGKQALRLIAKDLEVQLEDDEAASVALHFVNAQKDAGLHEKDRQMTQIVVGISDIVRLHFGYDLEEDSFSYNRFMTHLQYLAQRIVSGVSGGKNDAFLYEQVKINYPESFICTQKIAAYIKTSYVFELSLDEQVFLTIHIQRLRDNLDK; this is encoded by the coding sequence ATGAAGATTGAAAAGGTTTTAAACAACAATGTTGTCCAAGCTTTGGATAATAATGTGGAATATATTGTCATGGGTAAGGGACTCGGCTTTCAAAAGAGGGTTGGAGACCTTGTTGATAAGGAAAAGATTGAAAAGACTTTTGTTTTGGAAAATACAGAGGCAGTAGAGGAATGGTCTCGTGTTTATGTCGATTTGCCTGACGGTGAAATGCAGGTCTTTTTGAATATCCTTACTTTTGCTGAGGCTGTTCTGCAAACCAAGTTTGATCCCTCATTTTTCATTGCCCTTGCAGACCACCTACATTACGCTATTGAAAGAAGTAGAGAGGGTATTTCTTTGCAGAATCCTCTGGCTTGGGAGGTTCGAAAATTTTATCCTCGGGAGTATGAAATTGGGAAACAAGCCCTTCGTTTGATTGCCAAGGATTTAGAAGTCCAGTTGGAAGATGATGAGGCTGCCTCTGTCGCTTTACATTTTGTTAATGCACAAAAAGATGCAGGTCTCCATGAAAAAGACCGGCAGATGACTCAAATTGTGGTTGGGATTAGTGACATTGTCCGTCTTCATTTTGGTTATGATTTGGAGGAGGATAGTTTCTCGTATAACCGTTTTATGACCCATCTCCAATACCTAGCACAACGTATTGTGAGTGGAGTTAGTGGTGGCAAGAATGATGCTTTTCTATATGAACAAGTTAAGATAAATTATCCAGAGTCCTTTATCTGTACCCAAAAGATTGCTGCATATATCAAGACAAGTTATGTCTTTGAGCTGAGTTTAGACGAACAAGTCTTTTTAACCATTCATATTCAACGTCTTAGGGATAATTTAGATAAGTAA
- the recR gene encoding recombination mediator RecR, with product MLYPTPIAKLIDSFSKLPGIGAKTATRLAFYTISMSDEDVNDFAKNLLAAKRELTYCSVCGRLTDDDPCNICTDETRDRTKILVVEDSKDVSAMEKIQEYRGLYHVLQGLISPMNGVGPDDINLKSLITRLMDSEVDEVIIATNATADGEATSMYISRVLKPAGIKVTRLARGLAVGSDIEYADEVTLLRAIENRTEL from the coding sequence ATGCTTTATCCTACTCCAATTGCGAAGCTGATTGATAGCTTTTCAAAACTCCCTGGAATTGGGGCTAAAACAGCGACACGCCTAGCTTTTTATACCATTAGCATGTCTGATGAAGATGTCAATGATTTCGCAAAAAACCTCTTGGCAGCAAAACGTGAATTGACTTATTGTTCGGTCTGTGGTCGTTTGACAGATGATGATCCATGTAACATTTGTACCGATGAAACTAGAGACCGTACTAAGATTTTGGTTGTTGAAGACTCCAAAGATGTTTCAGCTATGGAAAAGATTCAGGAATACCGTGGTCTCTACCATGTGCTTCAAGGGCTTATTTCCCCTATGAATGGTGTTGGGCCAGACGATATTAACCTGAAAAGTTTGATTACCCGTCTTATGGACAGCGAGGTTGACGAGGTTATCATCGCCACTAATGCAACAGCAGATGGTGAGGCAACCTCTATGTATATTTCTCGTGTCCTTAAACCTGCAGGAATCAAGGTGACTCGTTTAGCGCGTGGTTTGGCCGTCGGTTCTGACATTGAGTATGCTGATGAAGTGACCTTGCTAAGAGCTATCGAAAATCGAACAGAATTATAA
- a CDS encoding NAD(P)H-hydrate dehydratase produces the protein MKVDDDLARQVIKPRLRESHKGSYGRVLLVGGLYPYGGAIIMAAIACVNSGAGLVTVATDRDNITALHAHLPEAMAFDLRETERFLDNLRAADVVLIGSGLGEDGVARQAMDLVLANIKADQNLVVDGSALNLLAKKTKKDLPDCHLTLTPHQKEWERLSGLRIPEQTVSNTQKALGEFQAGTILVAKSHKTAVYQGETVAHLEVGGPYQATGGMGDTLAGMITGFLVQFASVDSYKAVTVAVWLHSAIADDLAKNAYVVLPTHISKAIPSWMKKLSL, from the coding sequence ATGAAAGTTGATGACGATTTAGCTAGGCAAGTGATAAAACCTCGCTTGAGAGAGTCCCATAAGGGTTCTTACGGTCGAGTGCTTTTAGTTGGTGGGCTTTACCCTTATGGTGGTGCCATCATTATGGCTGCCATAGCTTGTGTCAATAGTGGGGCAGGCCTGGTCACAGTGGCTACGGATCGTGACAACATCACAGCCCTTCATGCCCATCTCCCTGAAGCCATGGCTTTTGACCTTAGAGAGACTGAAAGATTTCTTGATAATCTTAGGGCAGCTGATGTGGTATTAATCGGTTCTGGCCTAGGTGAGGATGGTGTAGCTAGACAAGCTATGGATTTGGTTCTAGCAAATATTAAGGCAGATCAGAACTTGGTTGTTGATGGCTCAGCTCTTAATCTTTTGGCTAAGAAGACTAAGAAGGACTTACCAGATTGTCACCTTACTCTCACCCCGCATCAAAAAGAATGGGAACGTTTGTCTGGTTTAAGGATTCCAGAGCAGACAGTCTCTAACACCCAGAAAGCCTTGGGAGAGTTCCAAGCTGGGACAATCCTAGTTGCCAAGAGTCACAAGACCGCTGTCTATCAAGGTGAAACAGTAGCTCATTTAGAAGTTGGTGGCCCCTATCAAGCCACAGGAGGCATGGGAGATACTTTGGCTGGTATGATTACTGGTTTTCTGGTCCAATTCGCTTCGGTTGACTCCTATAAAGCAGTTACAGTTGCTGTCTGGCTTCACTCAGCTATCGCAGATGATTTGGCTAAAAATGCCTATGTGGTTTTACCGACTCATATCAGTAAAGCCATTCCTAGCTGGATGAAAAAGTTGTCATTATAA
- a CDS encoding alpha/beta fold hydrolase, with translation MVLNKEIVLIHGTWCDGNVWGEFATGLRQMGYKVHTPSFRYHDLPYQECLAKVGTVTLQDYRDDLVALIESLDQPPLILGHSLGCLVAQMVAEKTEVAGMILMGPAPTADIFAFYPTMLACFGKHFLRWGFWKKAMPPYKKEFFKYCMNEQEESLKEEVFADLVPESGKVYTQMALHWFDKTKAAYVDFSQISCPVLVISGTKDKMTHPNIARRTAKNYRDSVLVSLTGADHMYESGKFQQKTLKVIKGWSQQNGFVD, from the coding sequence ATGGTTTTGAACAAAGAGATTGTCCTAATTCATGGGACCTGGTGTGATGGCAATGTTTGGGGAGAATTTGCGACAGGTCTACGTCAAATGGGATATAAGGTTCATACACCTAGCTTTCGTTACCATGACCTACCTTATCAAGAGTGTCTAGCTAAGGTTGGGACTGTTACCCTGCAGGACTATCGAGATGATTTAGTGGCCTTGATTGAAAGTCTTGACCAACCACCACTTATCTTGGGACACTCTTTAGGGTGTTTAGTGGCTCAGATGGTTGCCGAAAAAACAGAAGTAGCTGGTATGATTCTCATGGGACCAGCACCAACAGCAGATATTTTTGCCTTTTATCCAACCATGTTAGCTTGTTTTGGCAAACACTTTTTACGTTGGGGATTTTGGAAAAAAGCCATGCCTCCGTATAAAAAGGAGTTTTTCAAGTATTGCATGAATGAACAAGAGGAATCTTTGAAAGAGGAAGTTTTTGCTGATCTGGTTCCTGAATCAGGAAAAGTTTATACTCAGATGGCTCTTCATTGGTTTGATAAGACAAAAGCAGCTTACGTTGACTTTAGTCAGATTTCATGTCCTGTTCTCGTCATTTCTGGGACTAAGGATAAGATGACTCATCCTAATATTGCCAGAAGAACGGCTAAGAACTACCGTGATTCCGTTCTTGTCTCCTTAACGGGTGCAGATCACATGTATGAAAGTGGCAAATTCCAGCAGAAGACCTTGAAGGTTATTAAGGGCTGGAGTCAGCAAAATGGTTTTGTGGACTAG
- a CDS encoding bifunctional methylenetetrahydrofolate dehydrogenase/methenyltetrahydrofolate cyclohydrolase, giving the protein MAIIMDGKALAAKMQDQLQEKVARLKENEWIVPGLVVIMVGDNPASQVYVRNKERAAKKAGFHSQTINLSESISEEELIEVIEQYNQDPLFHGILVQLPLPNHINEMRILLAIDPKKDVDGFHPMNTGNLWNGRRQMVPCTPAGIMEILREYNVELEGKTAVIIGRSNIVGKPMAQLLLEKNATVTLTHSRTPNLAKVCSKADVLIVAIGRAKFVTEDYVKEGAVVIDVGINRDEEGKLCGDVDFDQVKDKVGMITPVPGGVGPMTITMLMEQTYQAALRSAKG; this is encoded by the coding sequence ATGGCGATAATAATGGATGGTAAGGCCCTAGCTGCTAAAATGCAGGATCAATTGCAAGAAAAGGTAGCACGTCTTAAAGAAAATGAATGGATTGTGCCTGGACTAGTGGTAATCATGGTTGGTGATAACCCTGCCAGTCAGGTTTATGTGCGTAATAAGGAACGTGCTGCTAAAAAAGCTGGCTTCCATAGCCAGACGATCAATCTTTCTGAGAGTATTAGTGAGGAAGAATTGATTGAGGTTATTGAACAATATAACCAGGATCCGCTATTCCATGGTATTTTGGTTCAGTTGCCATTGCCAAATCATATTAATGAAATGCGTATTCTTTTGGCTATTGATCCTAAAAAAGATGTCGATGGTTTCCATCCTATGAATACTGGTAATCTTTGGAATGGTCGTCGTCAAATGGTACCTTGTACACCTGCTGGGATTATGGAAATCCTTCGTGAGTACAATGTTGAATTAGAAGGTAAGACAGCGGTTATTATCGGACGTAGTAACATTGTTGGTAAACCTATGGCTCAGCTTCTTTTGGAAAAAAATGCTACAGTTACCTTGACCCACTCACGAACACCGAATTTGGCTAAGGTTTGCAGCAAGGCAGATGTCTTGATTGTAGCTATTGGACGTGCAAAATTTGTAACAGAAGACTATGTCAAAGAGGGTGCTGTTGTCATTGATGTGGGAATCAACCGTGATGAAGAAGGCAAACTTTGTGGTGACGTTGATTTTGATCAAGTGAAAGATAAGGTTGGCATGATCACGCCTGTTCCAGGTGGTGTAGGCCCTATGACCATTACCATGCTTATGGAACAGACCTATCAAGCTGCTCTTCGTAGTGCGAAAGGATAG
- the mutM gene encoding DNA-formamidopyrimidine glycosylase gives MPELPEVETVRRGLERLVVGRTILSVEVKVPKMIKTSYDSFLNDLPGQTIQAMRRRGKYLIFDFGQLIMVSHLRMEGKYLLFTDQVPANKHFHLFFTLDDGSTLVYQDVRKFGTFDLLAKNQEEAYFTKKKLGPEPTKKAFKYAPFERALMTSAKPIKSLLLEQKLVAGLGNIYVDEVLWAAKVHPETPAKKLSKAAMKRVHDQTIAILQLGIEKGGSTIRTYRNALGEDGTMQNYLQVYGKTGQPCPRCASTIEKIKLGGRGTHLCPHCQKR, from the coding sequence ATGCCTGAGTTACCTGAGGTAGAAACTGTTAGACGAGGGTTAGAAAGATTGGTAGTAGGCCGGACCATTTTGTCTGTTGAAGTTAAGGTCCCGAAAATGATTAAGACCTCCTATGATAGTTTTTTAAATGACTTACCTGGCCAAACTATTCAAGCCATGCGACGTAGAGGTAAGTACTTGATTTTTGACTTTGGACAATTGATTATGGTTTCCCACTTGCGCATGGAAGGAAAATACCTCTTGTTTACAGATCAGGTTCCTGCTAATAAGCATTTCCATCTTTTCTTTACCTTAGATGATGGCTCGACTCTTGTTTATCAGGATGTCCGTAAGTTTGGGACCTTTGATTTATTGGCTAAAAATCAAGAGGAGGCTTATTTTACAAAGAAAAAGCTTGGTCCTGAGCCTACTAAGAAGGCTTTTAAATACGCCCCGTTTGAGAGAGCCTTGATGACCTCTGCAAAGCCTATTAAAAGTCTCCTTTTGGAGCAGAAATTGGTGGCTGGTCTAGGCAATATCTATGTTGATGAGGTGCTTTGGGCAGCTAAGGTTCATCCTGAGACGCCAGCAAAGAAACTCAGCAAGGCAGCTATGAAGCGGGTCCATGATCAAACGATTGCTATTTTACAGCTAGGAATTGAAAAAGGTGGCTCAACCATAAGGACTTATCGTAATGCTCTTGGTGAGGATGGGACCATGCAGAACTATTTACAGGTTTACGGAAAGACGGGACAGCCTTGTCCACGCTGCGCAAGCACAATTGAGAAAATCAAGTTAGGAGGGAGAGGAACACATTTGTGTCCTCATTGTCAGAAACGATGA
- the pbp2b gene encoding penicillin-binding protein PBP2B, protein MTLFSKKLSQKWEKRRQKRKEKRANKPRKPVSISRRVYLLFSVVFVLFLLLFARLTYMQVYNKSFYTKKLEDNSKYTVRIASERGQIFDAKGVALTTNQSKDVITFTRSNLVSSDTMKKVAEKLATMVTLTETKVTARQKRDFYLADSATYKRVVNDLPNDKKTDKFGNKLAEATIYNNAVDAVPDEAVDYSEDELKIVYIYSQMNAVSNFSTVTLKTGDLTPEQIAIVAAKQKELNGITVVKDWERHTVDSALSPLIGKVSSSEAGLPQEDAKEYLKKGYALNDRVGTSYLEKEYEEKLQGKHTVREITVDKEGEVASDKITQKGSKGNNLQLTIDLDFQKGVEDILGQQLSSEISENKATYSEGMYAVVMNADTGAVLAMAGQKHEQGAQDFKANALGTITDVFIPGSVVKGATLTAGWRSGAIYGNQVLTDQPINIAGSAPITSWFTDQGSRAITATQALEYSSNTYMVQIAIKLLGQQYVPGMALSTDNMDKAMTTLRDTYADFGMGVSTGLDLPGESEGYISKNYNVANVLTEAFGQYDSYTTIQLAQYVASIANGGKRVAPHIVGGIYDAGANGSLGTLASTVDTRVLNTLPLDSEQLGLIQQGFNDVVNSGSSLATGKAMASSIIPISGKTGTAETYATDGSGNSVTTVNLNAVAYATAKDGTKLAVGIMYPHALDSKSKAQQNAVKSIMELYQNTH, encoded by the coding sequence GTGACATTATTTTCGAAAAAACTCAGTCAAAAATGGGAAAAACGGCGCCAAAAACGAAAAGAAAAACGAGCGAATAAACCTAGAAAGCCAGTAAGCATCTCCCGTCGTGTTTACTTGCTTTTTAGTGTAGTCTTTGTCCTTTTTTTGTTGCTTTTTGCACGTTTGACCTATATGCAGGTTTATAACAAATCGTTTTATACGAAGAAATTAGAGGATAATTCTAAGTATACAGTTAGGATTGCAAGCGAACGTGGGCAAATCTTTGATGCTAAAGGGGTTGCCCTCACGACCAACCAGAGTAAGGATGTTATCACCTTCACACGTAGCAATTTGGTGTCATCAGATACGATGAAGAAGGTCGCTGAAAAGTTGGCGACCATGGTGACTCTGACGGAAACGAAGGTAACAGCACGTCAAAAACGAGATTTCTATCTAGCGGACTCTGCCACTTATAAGCGTGTTGTTAATGATCTTCCAAACGACAAGAAAACAGATAAATTTGGTAATAAATTAGCTGAAGCTACTATTTACAACAATGCTGTTGATGCAGTTCCTGATGAAGCAGTGGATTACTCTGAGGATGAGCTTAAGATTGTCTACATTTACTCACAGATGAATGCTGTTTCTAATTTCTCAACAGTTACATTGAAAACAGGAGACTTGACGCCTGAACAAATTGCGATTGTAGCAGCTAAACAGAAGGAACTCAATGGTATTACGGTTGTTAAGGATTGGGAACGTCATACGGTTGATTCAGCCTTGTCACCTCTTATCGGGAAAGTCTCAAGTTCAGAAGCAGGTTTGCCACAAGAAGATGCCAAGGAGTACCTCAAAAAAGGGTATGCCCTTAATGACCGTGTAGGAACGTCCTATCTAGAAAAAGAATATGAAGAGAAACTACAAGGAAAACATACTGTTCGTGAGATTACAGTAGACAAGGAAGGCGAAGTTGCTAGTGATAAAATCACTCAAAAGGGCAGCAAGGGGAACAATCTGCAGTTGACCATCGACCTTGATTTCCAAAAAGGAGTTGAAGATATCCTAGGTCAACAGCTTTCTTCAGAAATTTCAGAGAATAAAGCAACCTATTCTGAAGGAATGTATGCAGTGGTTATGAATGCTGACACTGGTGCTGTACTTGCTATGGCAGGGCAAAAACATGAACAAGGAGCACAAGATTTTAAGGCCAATGCCTTAGGAACAATCACTGATGTCTTCATCCCAGGATCTGTTGTTAAGGGAGCAACCTTAACTGCTGGTTGGCGTTCAGGTGCCATTTATGGAAATCAGGTCTTGACTGACCAACCCATCAACATTGCCGGTTCAGCCCCTATCACATCTTGGTTTACAGACCAAGGTAGCCGTGCTATTACCGCGACACAGGCTCTAGAATACTCATCAAATACCTATATGGTGCAGATTGCAATTAAACTACTTGGCCAACAGTATGTTCCAGGTATGGCCTTGTCGACTGACAATATGGATAAGGCCATGACGACGCTTCGTGACACCTATGCTGATTTTGGTATGGGGGTGTCTACAGGACTTGATTTACCTGGAGAATCAGAAGGTTACATTTCTAAGAATTACAATGTAGCCAACGTCTTGACAGAGGCCTTTGGTCAGTACGACTCTTATACAACCATTCAGCTGGCTCAGTATGTTGCTTCAATTGCCAATGGTGGTAAACGTGTAGCACCCCATATTGTTGGAGGTATCTACGATGCAGGAGCTAATGGTAGTCTAGGAACTCTAGCTTCAACGGTAGATACACGTGTATTAAATACCTTACCTCTCGATTCTGAGCAATTAGGCCTTATCCAACAAGGTTTCAATGATGTGGTCAATTCTGGCTCTAGCCTTGCGACTGGTAAAGCTATGGCAAGTTCTATCATTCCGATTAGTGGTAAAACAGGGACAGCCGAAACATATGCGACGGATGGTTCCGGTAATTCTGTAACAACGGTTAACCTTAATGCGGTTGCCTATGCGACTGCCAAAGATGGCACTAAGCTGGCTGTAGGTATTATGTATCCACACGCTCTAGATTCTAAGAGCAAGGCCCAACAAAATGCGGTAAAATCTATCATGGAGCTTTATCAAAATACTCACTAA
- a CDS encoding diacylglycerol kinase family protein encodes MDLRDNNPQKKWKNREFTASFEFALTGIITAFKEERNMRKHLVSAILVVLAGLIFRVSATEWLFLLMAVFLVIALEIVNSAIENVVDLASNYHFSMLAKNAKDMAAGAVLVVSCYALITGMIVFIPKIWHLIFN; translated from the coding sequence ATGGACTTACGCGACAATAACCCACAAAAAAAGTGGAAAAACAGAGAATTTACAGCTAGTTTTGAGTTTGCTCTAACAGGGATTATCACAGCTTTTAAAGAAGAACGTAACATGCGCAAGCACTTGGTTTCAGCTATCTTGGTGGTATTGGCTGGCTTGATTTTTCGGGTGTCTGCGACAGAATGGCTCTTTCTTTTGATGGCAGTTTTTCTCGTAATTGCCCTAGAGATTGTTAATTCTGCCATTGAAAATGTTGTCGATTTGGCCAGTAATTATCACTTTTCGATGCTAGCTAAAAATGCCAAGGATATGGCTGCAGGAGCTGTTTTAGTGGTTTCTTGTTATGCACTCATTACGGGTATGATTGTTTTTATACCTAAAATTTGGCACTTAATTTTTAATTAA
- the coaE gene encoding dephospho-CoA kinase (Dephospho-CoA kinase (CoaE) performs the final step in coenzyme A biosynthesis.), whose amino-acid sequence MIIGLTGGIASGKSTVVEMIKEAGYKVIDADQLVHDMQAQGGRLYRALLDWLGEGILLPNGELNRPKLGQLIFSNEEMRQRSAEIQGTIIREELAAQRDRLAKEEDVFFMDIPLLIENGYQDWFDQIWLVAVSPEIQCQRLMKRNHLSVEEAKLRIDSQMSLAEKMPYASLVLDNNGSLDDLKKKVKSAINDLTSSS is encoded by the coding sequence ATGATTATTGGGTTAACAGGTGGTATTGCTTCAGGAAAATCTACTGTTGTTGAAATGATTAAAGAGGCAGGTTACAAGGTCATTGACGCTGATCAGCTTGTACACGACATGCAGGCCCAAGGGGGCCGTCTGTACCGTGCCTTGCTTGATTGGTTGGGAGAGGGAATTCTCCTTCCTAATGGAGAATTGAATCGTCCTAAACTAGGGCAACTGATATTTTCCAATGAGGAGATGAGACAGCGGTCTGCTGAGATTCAAGGGACAATTATTCGAGAGGAACTAGCAGCTCAGAGGGATCGTTTGGCCAAGGAAGAAGATGTTTTTTTCATGGATATTCCCTTGCTTATTGAGAATGGGTATCAGGACTGGTTTGATCAGATTTGGTTGGTGGCAGTGTCACCGGAGATCCAGTGCCAACGCTTGATGAAACGTAATCACTTAAGTGTTGAGGAAGCTAAGCTGCGTATTGATAGCCAGATGTCTTTAGCTGAGAAAATGCCTTATGCCAGCTTGGTTCTTGATAATAACGGTAGTCTCGATGATTTGAAGAAAAAGGTTAAGAGTGCAATAAATGATTTAACGAGCTCCTCATAG
- the era gene encoding GTPase Era, translating into MTFKSGFVAIIGRPNVGKSTFLNHVMGQKIAIMSDKAQTTRNKIMGIYTTDKEQIVFIDTPGIHKPKTALGDFMVESAYSTLREVDTVLFMVPADEPRGKGDNMIIERLKQAKVPVILVINKIDKVHPDQLLEQIEDFRTQMDFKEIIPISALQGNNVSHLVDVLSDNLEEGFQYFPADQITDHPERFLVSEMIREKVLQLTREEIPHSVAVVIDEMKRDEDTDKIHIRATIMVERDSQKGIVIGKQGSMLKKIGTLARKDIEVMLGDKVFLETWVKVKKNWRDKKLDLADFGYKEKEY; encoded by the coding sequence ATGACATTTAAATCAGGATTTGTGGCTATTATTGGCCGTCCTAATGTAGGAAAATCAACGTTTTTGAACCATGTTATGGGGCAAAAAATTGCTATCATGAGTGATAAGGCTCAAACAACCCGTAATAAAATTATGGGGATTTACACAACTGATAAGGAACAGATTGTCTTTATCGATACACCAGGGATTCACAAGCCTAAGACGGCTCTTGGAGATTTCATGGTGGAATCTGCTTATTCAACCCTTCGTGAAGTGGATACCGTCCTCTTTATGGTACCAGCGGATGAACCCCGTGGTAAGGGTGATAATATGATTATCGAACGTCTTAAACAAGCTAAGGTTCCAGTTATCTTGGTAATCAATAAGATTGACAAGGTTCATCCAGATCAGCTCTTAGAGCAGATTGAGGATTTCCGTACACAAATGGATTTCAAGGAGATTATTCCGATATCTGCCCTCCAAGGAAACAACGTTTCTCATCTTGTGGATGTCTTGAGTGATAACCTTGAGGAAGGGTTCCAATATTTCCCAGCGGACCAAATCACCGACCACCCAGAGCGTTTCTTGGTATCGGAGATGATTCGTGAAAAAGTCCTTCAGTTGACACGTGAAGAAATTCCACACTCTGTTGCGGTTGTCATTGATGAGATGAAGCGTGATGAAGACACGGATAAGATTCATATTCGTGCGACAATCATGGTTGAGCGTGACAGCCAAAAAGGTATTGTCATTGGTAAGCAAGGTTCCATGCTCAAGAAAATTGGTACCCTTGCTCGTAAAGATATTGAAGTCATGCTTGGGGACAAGGTCTTCCTTGAAACCTGGGTTAAGGTTAAGAAAAATTGGCGTGATAAGAAATTAGATCTTGCCGATTTCGGATACAAAGAAAAAGAATATTAA